Below is a genomic region from Burkholderiales bacterium.
GCATCGCCGACGGATTCCTGCGACGCGCAAACGAAGAACAGGAGCACGCCGATTCGATCGCGGCGCGCATCCGGGCGCGCGGCGGCGACCCCGATTTTTTCCCCGAGGGATTGCTGATGCACGGCCCGATCGAATATGCGGACGATGTGACGCTGCCCAAGTTGATCGAGGAAGATGTGATCGCCGAGCGCATTGCCATCGACGCTTATCGGGAGATCATGGCTTACCTCGGCAACAGCGATGCCGAGTCGAAGCAAATGATCGAACGAATTCTGGCCGACGAAGAGGAGCACGCGGACGATCTTGTGAACCTGCTGCACGAGCTCGGCTCTTAGAGCTTGGTTCCGCCGGGCCTCCAGCCGATCTTGCACGGCGCCGCAAAGCCAAAGCTGACAGGCGTACATCCGACAAGGAGAAGGTGATGACCGAAAAAGCGACGTTCGCGGCGGGCTGTTTCTGGGGCGTGGAAGCGGCGTTTCGCGCTCTCGATGGCGTAATCAACACGGCGGTCGGTTATGCCGGCGGAATAATGGATAAACCCACATACCGCGACGTCTGCACCGGCAACACCGGTCACGCGGAAGCCGTGCAGGTTGAATACGATCCCGACAAGGTTTCCTATGAGCAATTGCTGAATGTGTTCTGGGAAAATCACGATCCGACGACACTGAATCGCCAGGGTCCCGACATCGGGACCCAGTATCGTTCAGCGATTTTCTATCACAATCCCGGGCAGCAAGCCGCGGCTACCGCGTCGAAGAACAAGGTGCAGGCCAGCGGGCGTTTTCGCCGGCCTGTCGTGACCGAAATTCAACCCGCCCCCGTTTTTTTCATGGCTGAGGATTACCACCAGCAATATCTTGAAAAACGCGGGCTCGCAACCTGCCGGACGCATTGATCCTGCGCATCCGCGAAATCGACTTCGATTATCGTCGCGGATGCCGGTGCTGAGATTCACCTCGTGTCAGGCGCAAAGCGCCGATTTCGCCTGTCGGG
It encodes:
- a CDS encoding bacterioferritin, with translation MSSKPFLSDVETLRGRARHHIRQGTTGSVEIVNQLLNAALAIEMVCVLRYKRHYFLASGMNAPGIADGFLRRANEEQEHADSIAARIRARGGDPDFFPEGLLMHGPIEYADDVTLPKLIEEDVIAERIAIDAYREIMAYLGNSDAESKQMIERILADEEEHADDLVNLLHELGS
- the msrA gene encoding peptide-methionine (S)-S-oxide reductase MsrA, giving the protein MTEKATFAAGCFWGVEAAFRALDGVINTAVGYAGGIMDKPTYRDVCTGNTGHAEAVQVEYDPDKVSYEQLLNVFWENHDPTTLNRQGPDIGTQYRSAIFYHNPGQQAAATASKNKVQASGRFRRPVVTEIQPAPVFFMAEDYHQQYLEKRGLATCRTH